One Tripterygium wilfordii isolate XIE 37 chromosome 10, ASM1340144v1, whole genome shotgun sequence DNA segment encodes these proteins:
- the LOC120007478 gene encoding 7-dehydrocholesterol reductase-like isoform X2: protein MAEAKTVHSPLVTYVSMLSLLSMCPPFVILLWYTMVHADGSVCQTWEYLKEHGLQELISIWPRPTVTAWKIIACYAAFEALLLLFLPGKRVEGPISPSGNRPVYKANGMAAYIITLVTYLSLWWFGVFNPSIVYDHLGEIFSALIFGSFFFCILLYIKGHLAPSSTDSGSCGNIIIDFYWGMELYPRIGKNFDIKVFTNCRFGMMSWAVLAVTYCIKQYEEYGKVADSMLVNTVLMLVYVTKFFWWEAGYWSTMDIAHDRAGFYICWGCLVWVPSIYTSPGLYLVNHPVNLGAQLATYILLAGILCIFINYDCDRQRQEFRRTNGKCLVWGKAPSKIVASYTTTSGEKKTSLLLTSGWWGLSRHFHYVPEISAAFFWTVPALFNHFIPYFYVIFLTILLFDRAKRDDDRCGSKYGKFWKLYCEKMSAYDNVVGGKLKLKGKALDVKAGGMKKKKKHKKILDQISRVTEDELSAGGSIEVSNDHHEEDTGDVNESSGKEKPAHYDDYLTPAERRYIEQREQLDVHRLAKEADKSHRDRIQDFNQYLANMSEHYDIPKVGPG, encoded by the exons ATGGCAGAAGCAAAGACTGTTCATTCACCATTGGTGACTTACGTTTCCATGCTTTCACTTCTCTCTATGTGCCCCCCATTCGTCATTTTACT ATGGTATACAATGGTGCATGCTGATGGATCTGTTTGTCAAACTTGGGAGTACTTAAAGGAACATGGGTTGCAGGAATTGATAAGCATATGGCCAAGACCTACGGTTACAGCTTGGAAAATTATTGCTTGTTATGCAGCATTTGAGGCTTTGCTTTTACTTTTTCTACCTGGGAAAAGGGTTGAGGGTCCAATATCTCCTTCTGGGAACCGACCCGTTTACAAG GCAAATGGCATGGCAGCTTATATAATAACACTAGTTACCTATCTTAGCCTTTGGTG GTTTGGAGTATTCAATCCCTCAATTGTTTATGATCATCTGGGAGAAATATTTTCGGCCCTAATTTTTGGGAGcttcttcttttgtattttgttgtacataAAA GGTCATCTGGCGCCTTCTTCCACTGATTCAGGTTCATGCGGGAACATAATTATTGATTTCTACTGG GGGATGGAGCTTTATCCTCGAATTGGTAAAAATTTTGATATCAAAGTTTTTACCAACTGCAGATTTGGAATGATGTCATGGGCAGTTCTTGCAGTGACATACTGCATAAAGCAG TATGAAGAATATGGAAAAGTAGCTGACTCAATGCTTGTAAATACCGTGTTGATGCTGGTGTATGTCACAAAGTTTTTTTGGTGGGAAGCTGGATACTGGAGCACAATGGACATTGCACATGATCGAG CTGGCTTCTATATTTGCTGGGGATGCTTAGTTTGGGTTCCATCTATTTATACCTCTCCTGGCCTGTACCTGGTCAACCATCCTGTGAACCTTGGAGCTCAG CTTGCAACTTATATTTTATTGGCTGGCATTCTTTGCATATTCATCAACTATGACTGCGACAGGCAGAGGCAAGAATTTCGACGAACGAATGGGAAATGTCTGGTTTGGGGGAAAGCTCCATCAAAG ATAGTAGCCTCGTACACTACAACATCTGGCGAAAAGAAAACAAGCCTTCTATTAACCTCAGGATG GTGGGGATTATCTCGTCATTTTCATTATGTACCTGAAATATCAGCTGCTTTTTTCTGGACTGTCCCAGCCCTTTTTAATCAT TTCATACCGTACTTCTATGTGATATTTCTCACCATACTCCTTTTTGACCGTGCCAAAAGGGATGATGACCGATGTGGATCCAA GTACGGGAAATTTTGGAAACTATATTGTGAGAAG ATGTCGGCATATGATAATGTTGTTGGTGGGAAGTTAAAGCTTAAGGGAAAAGCCTTGGATGTGAAGGCAGGtgggatgaagaagaaaaagaaacataagAAGATTCTTGATCAAATCTCTCGAGTAACAGAGGATGAGCTTTCAGCAG GTGGTAGCATTGAAGTGTCAAATGATCATCATGAGGAAGATACTGGTGATGTAAATGAGTCTAGTGGAAAAGAGAAACCTGCTCATTATGATGACTATCTCACACCTGCAGAGAGACGGTACATTGAACAGAGGGAGCAACTTGATGTCCATCGATTGGCCAAGGAAGCTGATAAATCCCATCGTGATAGGATTCAAGATTTCAACCAGTATCTGGCAAATATGAGCGAGCATTATGACATTCCTAAAGTTGGCCCAGGTTAA
- the LOC120007478 gene encoding protein FAM32A-like isoform X1 → MSAYDNVVGGKLKLKGKALDVKAGGMKKKKKHKKILDQISRVTEDELSAGGSIEVSNDHHEEDTGDVNESSGKEKPAHYDDYLTPAERRYIEQREQLDVHRLAKEADKSHRDRIQDFNQYLANMSEHYDIPKVGPG, encoded by the exons ATGTCGGCATATGATAATGTTGTTGGTGGGAAGTTAAAGCTTAAGGGAAAAGCCTTGGATGTGAAGGCAGGtgggatgaagaagaaaaagaaacataagAAGATTCTTGATCAAATCTCTCGAGTAACAGAGGATGAGCTTTCAGCAG GTGGTAGCATTGAAGTGTCAAATGATCATCATGAGGAAGATACTGGTGATGTAAATGAGTCTAGTGGAAAAGAGAAACCTGCTCATTATGATGACTATCTCACACCTGCAGAGAGACGGTACATTGAACAGAGGGAGCAACTTGATGTCCATCGATTGGCCAAGGAAGCTGATAAATCCCATCGTGATAGGATTCAAGATTTCAACCAGTATCTGGCAAATATGAGCGAGCATTATGACATTCCTAAAGTTGGCCCAGGTTAA